The following is a genomic window from Mus caroli chromosome 17, CAROLI_EIJ_v1.1, whole genome shotgun sequence.
ACAACCTGCTCCTCTTCGGCCCTCAAGGCTGACTTGCGTCTCCCCAGATGACTGCctccatttctgtcttctgttagAGATAGAAAAGCCTAAGAAACcgacagccattttttttttttttgtgggggcgGGCAGTCCGGTTCATTCGCTGCAACTTAGAAAGCACACTCAACTGGCCATCTgttatgccccccccccaacctggtCCCAACCCTCACTGTGTACTGAGAAGGCAGCCTTAGCCACACCCCTTGAGTGCCCCTGCCGTTCTATTGCTCATACATCGATTGATATCCCTGTttcaactttgaaaaaaaaatttttttgtgtgtgtgtggtgtgtgcatgcctgctaCTGTGCACCTGTGGGCGTCAGAGGTGGTCCTCTGCACCCTCCGGCCAGTACCGGTTACGAATCCAGGGTGAGTTAGATGATTTCCTGTGGTTTGGGCCTCAAGGCTTCTCATCATCATCTTAGGCTTCTCACCTCCAGAGGCTTCTAGCctgctgccttgatttctctGTCGCACTCTAGTACAGCAGGAGTTTTCCTCGCACTCGGGAGTGTTGTCAGCTCCCGGGGCATGGACATTTGGCTACTTAGAGAGTGCTGTGTAGGTTTTCATTTAGAGCTGAGAGAGGGATGGATCTTATTACCCCAGCCCTtgagacactgaggcaggagagcttCCTAGCGAGTCCCTGTTTCAATATCTTCACTAATACTGTATCATACTTTGggacttcctttctttttttcgatttttttttttaaatatgagtacagtgtacctgtcttcagacacaccagaagagggcatcagatcctactacagatggttgtgagccaccatgtggttgctgggaattgaactcatgacctccagaagagaagacagtgctcttaactgctgagccatgtgtttcttttttttttttttttggtttttcgagacagggtttctctgtgtagccctggctgtcctggcactcactttgtagaccaggctggcctcgaactcagaaatccgcctgcctctgcctcccgagtgctgggattaaaggcgtgcgccaccacgcccggcgccatGTGTTTCTTGAGTAAAGGGATTACATGCTCGTTGTGCCATGTCTGGTCAATTTTGCAGCCTTAAAACTTCTTCAGAATAGGGTGACATTTTGTCCTCAGTGGGGCGGTTTTGAGTAATCTGTGAGCCGATAGGAACTTGCTGGGGTACTGCACAGAACTCTGGGTAGTGTGGTACTGTAGATGGCTAggttctggggggtggggggaagagccATCTATGTCACCTAGGGATAGAGTGAATGACATTTATATAATCAGACCAGCCCACGAGGCGAGGCTGAGATCCTTTTCATGGGGCACCCTAGCTAGGGTCACAGTCCCAGCTGGTGTGACTCTCACAAGTCTACCTTTCTCACTACAGTCCCAGGACATGAAAGCCCTGCAGAAGGAGCTAGAACAGTTTGCCAAGCTGCTGAAGCAGAAGAGGATCACCTTGGGGTACACCCAGGCCGACGTGGGGCTCACCCTGGGCGTTCTCTTTGGTGGGTCTCCCCCAGCGTGTTCTGATCTCATAGCTCTTAACGTAGGTGCAAGGGGGTGGGTCATCTTAGGAGCTGCCTCTCCTCCACAGGTAAGGGAGGATTAGACTCTTGAACTGTAGCTTGAACTGTAAGAGGTGGGGGCTTGGGCTCCCTACTTGCTGCCTCACTCTCCCTGTTTGACCTGCCTCTCAGGAAAGGTGTTCAGCCAGACCACCATCTGTCGCTTCGAGGCCCTGCAGCTCAGCCTTAAGAACATGTGTAAGCTGCGGCCCCTGCTGGAGAAGTGGGTGGAGGAAGCCGACAACAATGAGAACCTTCAGGAGGTGAGGAGTGGCAGGATGTGTGCAATGTCTGCCAGGCACAGTCCCTTATGCTGCTTCCATTCCTGGCTTGAAACTCCTCCCTCTCCAACCAGAGCTCTCCTGAGCAGTTCTGTGTCTCGGGTTTGTCCTTATTCTGGTGCTAGGAATTGGAATTCAGAGCCTTAACATTTGCTAATCAATCAGGCTCTCTCCTTCTGAGTCACCCTCTGCCCCCACCAGCCTGACAGTGGTCCCTCCCCAGAACCCCATCTAGTGCTGGTGAAGGCTCAGACCTAGGTCTACCAGCCCCTTCCAGAGCCCCTTTCAGTAACCCCTGGCTCTGGGGCCACATCCAGTCAATGCTCCCTTAGCACGATCCCTTAGCTGTTTGTTCTTCGGTCCCATCTCAGTGTGGAGCTGTTGCCCAGCCAAATACTAAAGTTGCTCTTGTTGCCCCCCATCTTCCTCTGCCCAGATATGCAAATCGGAGACCCTGGTGCAGGCCCGGAAGAGAAAGCGGACTAGCATTGAGAACCGTGTGAGGTGGAGCCTGGAGACCATGTTTCTGAAGTGCCCGAAGCCCTCCCTACAGCAGATCACTAACATCGCCAATCAGCTTGGGTTAGAGAAGGATGTGAGTGCCCAGGTCCTGCCCTGTGGTACCCGGATGTTTCCCTGTTCCCATTCCTTCTGCCCCTCCGCCACTGACTGCAGCATCCCAGAGCTTATGACCTGATGTCCATCTCTGTGCCCATCCTAGGTGGTTCGAGTATGGTTCTGTAACCGGCGCCAGAAGGGCAAAAGATCAAGTATTGAGTATTCCCAACGAGAAGAGTATGAGGCTACAGGGACACCTTTCCCAGGGGGggctgtatcctttcctctgcccCCAGGTCCCCACTTTGGCACCCCAGGCTATGGAAGCCCCCACTTCACCACACTCTACTCCGTCCCTTTTCCTGAGGGCGAGGCCTTTCCCTCTGTTCCCGTCACTGCTCTGGGCTCTCCCATGCATTCAAACTGAGGCACCAGCCCTCCCTGGGGATGCTGTGAGCCAAGGCAAGGGAGGTAGACAAGAGAACCTGGAGCTTTGGGGTTAAATTCTTTTACTGAGGAGGGATTAAAAGCacaacaggggtggggggtgggatggggaaagAAGCTCAGTGATACTGTTGATCAGGAGCCTGTCCTGTCTGTCActcatcattttgtttttaaataaagactgGGACACACAGTAGATAGctgaattttgttttcctttagttcCTAGAGAGCCTGTGGTTGGAGAAAGCCAGTAATGGATTCTCAAACCCTAGGTGATCTTCAAAACAGGCGCCATTGAAACCCTTGGATTTTCTGCAAAATGGCCAGGGATAGTTGGGGTTGGAGCC
Proteins encoded in this region:
- the Pou5f1 gene encoding POU domain, class 5, transcription factor 1 isoform X2, coding for MKALQKELEQFAKLLKQKRITLGYTQADVGLTLGVLFGKVFSQTTICRFEALQLSLKNMCKLRPLLEKWVEEADNNENLQEICKSETLVQARKRKRTSIENRVRWSLETMFLKCPKPSLQQITNIANQLGLEKDVVRVWFCNRRQKGKRSSIEYSQREEYEATGTPFPGGAVSFPLPPGPHFGTPGYGSPHFTTLYSVPFPEGEAFPSVPVTALGSPMHSN
- the Pou5f1 gene encoding POU domain, class 5, transcription factor 1 isoform X1, yielding MAGHLASDFAFSPPPGGGDGSAGLEPGWVDPRTWLSFQGPPGGPGIGPGSEVLGISPCPPAYEFCGGMAYCGPQVGLGLVPQVGVETLQPEGQAGARVESNSEGASSEPCADRPSAVKLEKVEPTPEESQDMKALQKELEQFAKLLKQKRITLGYTQADVGLTLGVLFGKVFSQTTICRFEALQLSLKNMCKLRPLLEKWVEEADNNENLQEICKSETLVQARKRKRTSIENRVRWSLETMFLKCPKPSLQQITNIANQLGLEKDVVRVWFCNRRQKGKRSSIEYSQREEYEATGTPFPGGAVSFPLPPGPHFGTPGYGSPHFTTLYSVPFPEGEAFPSVPVTALGSPMHSN